CAGGACGTCGCCGTAGAAGCTCTTGGCTCCCTCGACGTCACTGAACATCGCGTCGGCCCAACAGGGGGTTCCCTCAGGTTGCACGGCCATGACCACGGCCCTCTCCTGTGTCGGCGGTTGGTCCGTTTCCTCACGCTAGTCACCCCTTCGCCGAAGCGCGCGCCGAACGCCCGTGCGCGTCCCACACTGGTCGGGACAAGGGTTTCGGCGCTCGGGACGGGGTGCGCAATGGCTGAGGCGACGATGCGCGCGTGGTCGGTGGCGGTGCCCGGCCCGGTGGAGGAGGAGGGAAACCTCCGCCTGGTGGAGAAGCCGGTTCCGGAGCCCGGAGACGACGAACTGCTCGTGCACGTGCACGCGTGCGGGGTGTGCCGCACCGATCTGCACGTGGCCGAGGGCGATCTACCGGTACGCCGGCCCGGCGTGACACCCGGACACGAGGTCGTGGGCGTGGTGGCGGGGCGCGGTGCGGGCGCCGAGGGCTTCGAGGTCGGTGACCGGGTGGGCGTGGCCTGGCTGCGGCGCACGGACGGCACCTGCGCGTACTGCGCGCGCGGCGACGAGAACCTCTGCCCCGCCTCCCGCTACACCGGCTGGGACGCCGACGGCGGTTACGCGGAGTACACGACCGTGCCCGCGGCCTTCGCGCACCGGTTGCCGGCCGCCCTCAGCGACGCGACCGCCGCTCCCCTGCTGTGCGCCGGGATCATCGGCTACCGGGCCCTGCGCCGGGCCGCGCTGCCCCCTGGCGGACGGCTCGGGCTGTACGGGTTCGGGGGCAGC
Above is a genomic segment from Streptomyces sp. SLBN-31 containing:
- a CDS encoding zinc-binding alcohol dehydrogenase family protein, translated to MRAWSVAVPGPVEEEGNLRLVEKPVPEPGDDELLVHVHACGVCRTDLHVAEGDLPVRRPGVTPGHEVVGVVAGRGAGAEGFEVGDRVGVAWLRRTDGTCAYCARGDENLCPASRYTGWDADGGYAEYTTVPAAFAHRLPAALSDATAAPLLCAGIIGYRALRRAALPPGGRLGLYGFGGSAHLCAQVALAEGATVHVLTRGAAARRLALHLGAASARDAYDMPPEPLDSAILFAPVGDLVPVALRALDRGGTLAVAGIHLSDIPSLRYETELFYEKQVRSVTSNTRDDAREFLTLAARHGVHATTHTYSLSRADEALRDLKAGRFDGAAVLVNDLS